In Cryptomeria japonica chromosome 5, Sugi_1.0, whole genome shotgun sequence, the genomic window CCTCTGAACCACAGGAAGCGCCACCTCCAATCCTATCTCCATCCCATGGACATTTTCAATATGTGGAAGGTAAATATATATTAGTAGAATTTGAAAGTTTTGTTTGAGAGAATGTAACTAATAGCTGGCCCAGTTGCTACATTTTTATAGGCCCAGCTGCTTCATCTCCAAGTGTTTTCCCTTTCAAACCTCCTATGAAGAAACCAACTTTACCTCATCTGGAGATGCCAAGGAACAGATCAAAGAGACAAGCACCAGTTACTCTGGCACCTAAGAATCAAGGTCTCTAAATTTTCTTAATCATCCTTAAATGGCAGAGAGTCTTTTTTGTACAGATGTAAATTTGTTGCTCTCTGTTGTTAATTATATAGGGTATGTTGCTGCTCCTGCTAGTGTACCCTATGAACCGCAAACAGAGTACCGAGTAACACCCAAGTTGGCACCATCCATAACACTTCATTCTCCTCCATATTATCAAGATCATCAAGGTAGATATTCTTCCTacattggaaaaatattttgagaaacagtaattttatcataacttggtAATGTTGGATTACAGGTCCTagcatttgaaaaataaattgaatgaatgattcaataatcggatgattacttccaaggggttgagcttaattggttaaaacactgggttctcactgtggagacccaagttcaattcccaatagggacatctgaagtgggattctaagttgtgactcttggccttccataggatggggaaggtcttgggtcaatctaatcaaacataataatattaataataataataattcaaagatatgtaatggggatggggccccctactgtgtccccactggttcatagctccagtcaaaagctattcaggcttcggccaattaccgataaaaaaataaaaataataataatcggatgattacattgaacgatgtacacgtatatatagaggttacaagacaatgttctataaatagaactagttgttaaagtgaaatcaaataagctaaaaagctaaatatagcttaaaaagctaaataataaaaaaactaacttaaaaagctaaatagctaaataagtcgacaactaagatgactgctaaaaatagaagatgactgctaaaaatagaagatattaatattattttaacaccctccctagTGGTCATCTTACTCAATACCCTACGAAAGACACTGCAGGTGTTATGATCACAAATGCATAGACCATCTGTTGCTACGAagaccctcccaggatctgcagaatgtaaatgaccaagagtaccaaaacCCATCCAAGCTAATGTAGCCTTCACACGCAAATTAGAGATCTAGCACACACGAATTACTGaagcctgaaaccatgattttgaggaaaaaattagcAAACCTTTTTGCAGAAGAGTATTGAGCATTGTTTGCTCCAACAACTCCTAAACAGACTGCAAGATACCACAGTTGCAAATGTTCGCCCTGACAGGTGCAACCCAAATtgactgcaacaaagcacgatttttgaGGGAAAAACCGTCAAACCTTGAAATAGGAACGCTCGAAAAGAGAATTtatgattttgaggagaaaattgaaaaaccaagaagtttgaggttacaaatcatcgtttttgtggaaaaaaacattaaaacccagataactaaaatcttacgcgaatatcgcagattacagatgagataatttttaagggaaaattataaactctgcgaacaatttttgaagaaaaaatcgtgaaaaccctcccatgattttttgtggaaaaaatcagaaaaccgatagacaatttttcaagaaaaaatcgtgaaaactcTGGGACTTGAAAGACGAGGTCTAGCCTAAATCAATCTGAGAAAGGTAAcaatattcagatatcgtgaacatgcgctgtttccaggtgttgtagttgaggccactgaacttttgactgtgttccaacatgatgttggtcaaagatgccatcacaaaaatcgaggttgaacgaggtcaaccgagtgaaagcaagagacaaaagaatcggatttaaaaaaaaatcaaaatagaagcagctgttgaaaaaactgaaaccctagAGGAGAATTCTGGCTCAAATTCCAAGGCACCAATTTCGAGGTTTGGAaaaaacccaaaaattaaaattttctacaaacttaaaacctgaaatttttcttgaaaataatcagaaaaaaataataatttgcagaaaataaaaaaatacctctgATTTTTTTTGTAAGAGAAacagaaaaatatagaaaaaaattttcaaaaaaaaaataggggCAGAAACCCTAGGTCAAATGTACAGCATTAACAGTGCCCAGAAGACACCAAAATTCCCGACGTCTACAGAATTAGCAGAAATCGCGGACAGTTTTAAATTCCAAGGTAAATTcgctggcacaaaatttgaggcacggAAAATGAGGCACCCAAAAAATATGAGACCAACCTAAAaaactctcgaaaaacccaccaagaatcagAAATCAAAATGCAGATCTAACAGCTCAAAATTCGAGGCACGGAATACGATGCACCCAAAAAAATATGACGATGACCCAGTTGGGGTCTCggaaaacccaccaagaatttgcaaccagaataaaatttcgacttgaattgAAGgttcaaaaccctagtcgaaaattgcagaaactctaggaaaattttcaacttgcaaaaaaaaaaaaccgcccaggaagagaaaaagagcctgcttttttttaaaaaaaaaaacagttttaaaaaaacctcttcaataaatttgaaaaattttaataacaaaaactttcaaaatttttaatttccatgctctgctaccatgaaaaataaattgaatgaatgattcaataatcggatgattacattgaacgatatacacacgtatatatagaggttacaagacgatgttctataaatagaactagtcgttaaagtgaaatcaaataagctagaaagctaaatatagcttaaaaggctaaataataaaaagctaacttaacaagctaaataagtcaactaaaaagctaaatagctaaataagtcgacaactaagatgactgctaaaaatagaagatgaccattatagaagatattaatattattttaacaacatTTCCCCTTTTGATCCATACCAGATGAAACCAAGATTTCCTGAGGGCAACCAACCCTGGAAAAGTTTGAGACATGTGCCAGTGAGAACATTACCTGTGGCTCAAGGTCTGCTTATGGTTTCTTCTTAATATTTGAGCTAGAAATACACATAAATTATACTTTATGATTGGCAAATTGGTTGCCTTTGGTAGGGTCTGTGTCTTTTCCTCCGATTGCTCCTCCACCTGATCAACCCATAGGGAACTCAAGGAATACATTCACACCATCAATAATAATTTCTTCCCCATCACCTTATTCAGGAGTAAAAGGTAGATATGCTTTCTTTCCACAATCCTGAACTTTTTTCTATGGAGAATATTGTCATATTTTTTACTAATATGGCACTGCTCATTTATCTTTAGGGCATGTAACTTCTCCAAGCAATGAACATTACAGATCACCCTTGAAAAGGCCAGGAAAACTTTTAGCCCCATCACCAATTATAAGGTCACATTGGCATGCACTGACCATAATTCCACCTATAGATCAAGGTATCCGTTGCAAACATTCTTGATGTGGGTAGACATACATTTGATGCTTCTTTTTTTTGAAAGAGGTGAGTTTTTTACAGGGCATTTTTATACCCATCCTGCCCTTCCACCTGAACAACACAAAGGAAATAATGGTATTCTTCCATTCCttcattaaaaatattaacttCCCTTAACATTTTAAAAGAGATTAATGTAGGTATTCTACTTTTCTGCACTTTGTGAAGGGCTCCCATTAAGTTTTGCAGTGTCATTAATTCTAGCTATTGTTGAATGATTTCTTATATTTAGGACCCACAGCTTCTCCTCTAATCATTGCTTCCCAACCACCCCAGAAGCTGCAAAGTATAACTCGAACACTGCCTTCAAATAAAAGACCATGGAGGCATGCACCACTTGCAATTCCATCTGTTCATGAAGGTCTCTTAAAAAGTTTTATTTCTGGTTTCAATAGGTATATTCAATCTATGATTCTATGGATATTATTAAACTCTTGGTGCCTTTTTCCAGGATATATTCCTAGTCAATTTACTATTCCATCTGGACCCCCAAAAGTAATCTCAAGTGCTGCATCTGCACCACAGCTAATAGTTCCTACACCTCATAATTGGGTTGTGAAAGGTGTTTTTTTTTCTACTCTTTCTTTTTGATGGCAGCATCCAGAATTTTGGCAGTTctaaattttctattattttctTGTAGGGCCTGTTAGTTCTTCATCAAGTATTATTCCATCTCGAGCAGCCCAAAGGAAACCAAGCATCCCAGTAGCAGCACCACCAAACATAAGATTGCGGAATCATGCCCCAGTTACAAGTCTACCTATATTTCAAGGTCTATTCATGATTCCTTTGTATCTAGGATAGACTTGATTAATGTTACACTATAACTTATTGGATCATTGGTTGCTCTTGCAGGGCCTGTttcttcaccagtcaaatctctGCATCCCTCATCCTCTGCAAACTTTATAACTCCAACAGTCTCACCAACAATTATATCTCCTTTCTCTACACATCGATTACGGAAGCATGCACCAGTTGGAAGCCCACTAATTCAAGGTCtcctcttgattccattttctgTTTCTAAAATTATACTTACCTTACTCTAGAAGTCACTGGATTGTTAGTTGTTTTTTGCAGGGTCAATTCATTCTCCTGTTAGATCTACACATCCATCATCTCCTGGAAACTTGAGAACTCCAACATTGTCACCATCAATCATATTTCCTTCGCATAATCGATCAGAGAAGCATGCACCAGTTGCAACCACACCTATGATTCAAGGTCTCTTCTTGGTTTCATTTTCTGTTTCTAAAATTTTACTCATATTACTTCCCAGTTCACCAGATTGTGAGTTGCTTTTGCAGGGTCTGTTAATTCTCCAGTTAAATCTCCACATCCTTCATCCTCTGGAAACTTGAGAACTCCAACAGTCTCACCATCAATTATATTTCCTTCGCATAATCGATCACAGAAGCATACACCAGTTGCAACACCACCTATGATTCAAGGTCTCTTCCCGGTTTCATTTTCGTTTTCTAAAATTTTACTCGTATTACTTCACAATTTACCAGATTGTGAGTTGCTTTTGCAGGGTCTGTTAATTCTCCAGTTAAATCTCCACATCCTTCATCCTCTGGAAACTTGAGAACTCCAACAGTCTCACCATCAATTATATTTCCTTCGCATAATCGATCACAGAAGCATACACCAGTTGCAGCACCACCTATGATTCAAGGTCTCTTCCTGGTTTCATTTTCGTTTTCTAAAATTTTACTCGTATTACTTCACAATTTACTAGATTGTGAGTTGCTTTTGCAGGGTCTGTTGATTCTCCAGGTAAATCTCCATATCCTTCATCCTCTGGAAATTTGAGAACTCCAACAGTGTCACCAACAATAATATTTCCTTTACATAATCGCTCAGGGAAGCATGCACCAGTGGCAACTCCACCTATGATTCAAGGTCTCTTCTTGGTTTCATTTTCTGTTTCTAAAATTTTACTCATATTACTTCACAATTTACCAGTTTGTTAGTTGCTTTTGTAGGGTCTGTTAGTTCTCCAGTTAAATCTCCACATCCTTCATCCTCTGGAAACTTTAGAACTGTAACAGTCTCACCATCAATTATATTTCCTTCTTCTCCACATAATCAATCACGGAAGCATGCACCAGTTGCAAGCCCACATATAATTCAAGGTCTCTTGGTTTCATTTTCTGTTTTTCTAAAATTATCCTCATATTACTTCATACATCAATAGATTGTTAGTTGCTTTTGCAGGGCCTGCTCATTCACCAGTTAAATCTCCACATCATCTATCACAAAATCATACAACAGTTGGAAGCTCACCTGTGATTCAAGGTCTCCTCTTTATTCCATTTGCTGTTTCTCACATTATACGCACTTTACAAGTGACTTGATTGTTAGTTACTTTTACAGGGCCTGTGTATCCTCCAGAAAAATCTCCATATCTGCCTTCCTCCGGAAACTTAAGAACTCCGACTGCCTCGCCGCCAATTGTAATTCCTTCAGCTCCACATCATCAATCATGGAAGCATGCAGCAGTTGCAAGCCCGCCTACAAGTAAAGGTCCGTTCATGATTCCATCTTTTATTGCGAGAGTAATACTCATCTTATTTTAGTAGTCACTCAATTGATGGGTGCTTTTGCAGGGGTTATCAATTCTCCAGCTATATCTCCACATCCTTCCGCTCCAAATAAGCAATCACAAAATCGTACACCAGTTGGAAGCCTACCCTTCATTCAAGGTCATTTCTCTGTTCCATATTTGGTCTCTCAAATTATACTTTCTTTGCTTCACAAGTGACTGGATTGTTATTTGTTTTGCAGGGCCTGTTTATTCTCCAGAAAATCCTCCAGATCAGCCATCTTCTGGAAACTTAAGAACTCCAACAGCCTCGCCATCAATTGTAATTCCTTCCCCTCCACATCATCGATCATGGAAGCAAGCACCATTTGCAAGCCCGCCTATGAGTAAAGGTCTATTCATGGTTCTGTCTTTGGTCGCTTGAATAATATTATAGTACTCATCTTATTTTAGGAGTCACTCAATTGTTAGTTGCTTTTGCAGGGCTTATCAATTCTCCAGCTAAATCTCCACATCCGTCCACTCCAAAAAAGCAATCACTAAATCATACACCAGTTGGAAGCCTACCCTTCATTCAAGGTCATTTCTTTGTTCCACATTTGGTTTCTAAAATTATACTTTCTTTGCTTCACAAGTGACTGGATTGTTAGTTGCTTTTGCAGGGCCCGTGTATTCTCCAGAAAATTCTCCAGGTCAGCCATCTTCTGGAAATTTAAGATCTCCAACAGCCTCGCCGTCAATTGTAATTCCTTCCCCTCCACATCATCGATCATGGAAGCAAGCACCATTTGCAAGCCCGCCTACGAGTAAAGGTCTATTCATGGTTCTGTCTTTTGTCGATTGAATAATATTATAATACTCATCTTATTTTAAGAGTCACTCAATTGTTAGTTGCTTTTACAGGGCATATCAATTCTCCAGCTAAATCTCCATTTCCTTCCAGAGCACATCATCGATTGCAAAACCATACTCCAGTTGGAAGCCCATTTGTTTTTCATCGATCACCAAAGCATACACCAGTTGGGAGCCCACTTGCAATTCATCGATCACAAAAGCGTACACCAGCTGGAAGGCCACCCGTGATACAAGGTCCCTTATTTATTCAATTTTCAGTTTCTCTGCTTGTACTTACTTTACAAGTGACTGCATTGTTTGTTGCTTTTGCAGGGCCTGTGTATTCACCAGATAAATCTCCACATCTGCCATCCATTGGAAACTTAAGAACTCCAACAGGCTCACCGACAGTTGTAATTTCTTCCCCTCCACATCATCGATCATGGAGGCATGCACCAGTTGCAAGCCCGCCTACTAGTAAAGGTCTATTCATGGTTCCATCTTTTGTTGCTAGAATAATACTCATCTTATTTTGGGAGTCACTCAATTGTTAGTTGCTTCTGCAGGGCTTATTAATTCTCCAGCTATATCTCCACATCCTTCACCTCTACATCATCAATCACAAAAACATACACCAGTTGGAAGCCCATCCACGATTCAAGGTCTCTTCCTTACTCCATTTTCTGCTACTCAAAGTTTATTCACTTTACTTCACAAGTGATTGGATTGTTAGTTGCTTTTACAGGGCCCGTGTATTCTCCAGAAAAATCTCAATATCCACCATCCTCTGGAAACTTAAGAACTCCAACAGCctcaccatcaatgacaacccatccATATCATCAATCATGGAAGCATGCACCAGTTTCAAGCCCACCTACAAGTAAAGGCCTATTCACTGTTCTGTCCTTTGTTGCTAGAATAATACTCATCTTATTTTGGGAGTCACTCAATTGTCAGTTGCTTCTGCAGGGCTTATCAATTCTCCAGCTAAATCTCCACATCCTTCACCTCGACATCATCAATCACAAAAACATACACCAGTTGGAAGCCCATCCATGATTCAAGGTCTCTTCCTTACTCCATTTTCTGCTACTCAAATTTTACTCACTTTACTTCACAAGTGACTGGACTGTTAGTTGCTTTTACAGGGCCTGTGTATTCTCCAGAAAAATCTCAATCTCCACCATCCTCTGGAAACTTAAGAACTCCAACAGCCTCACCGTCAATGGCAACCCATCCATATCGTCAATCATGGAAGCATGCACCAGTTTCAAGCCCACCTACGAGTAAAGGCCAATTCATGGTTCTGTCTTTTGTTGCTAGAATGATAGTCATCTATTTTGAGGAGGCACTCAATTCTTTGTTGCTTTTGCAGGGCTTATCAATTCTCCAGCTGAATCTCCACATCCATCACCGTCAGGAAATTTGAGAATTCCAGCAGCCTCACCATTAAATAAATTTCCATTGTCTCCCCATCAAGCTCATGCAAAAGGTACATGTGTTCTATTCTTTCAGGTTTGTGAGGTCTATTATTTAACCGTATTCTATTAACTTACACTGATGATTGCCTATATATTGCATGTTAGGGTCCCCCACTTCTCCAAACATTTCCCCTACTCAACCGTCAAAGAAAAGACCAACAACACCTGTGGCACCACCGCCAATGATATTTCCTCCCCCGCCTCCTGGTCAAGGTGTGTGAAGTGGACAttatttcttgtttttctttaaAGATGGGTTTAGTTTCGGTTGAACTGTTTTGTGTATGAAAATTGCAAAATCTAAAATATTTTACTCTTTTAAACAAAGATAAACTGTTTGTCATTGGTAATGATCTATTTTGTGTATAGATTGTAGTTCAGTATCCTGTACTGCACCATACACTTCTACTCCTCCTGGTTCTCCATGCGGCTGTGTGAATCCTATGCAAATTGAGCTTGGGCTTGGTGTGGCACTCTATGCTTTTTTCCCACTAGTCTCGGAGCTCGCTTCACAGATAGCTGGAGGAACTTTCTTAAAACAAAGCCAAGTCAGGATTATGGGAGCAAATGCATACAGTCAAGATGAGGAAAAGACAATTGTGGATATTGATCTGGTGCCACTTGGAGAAAATTTTGATAATACAACCGCCTTGCTTATTTTTGAAAGATTTTGGCAAAAGAAAGTTATGATTAATGAGACCCTTTTTGGTGATTACTGGGTAATCTTTATCAATTACCCTGGTATGTACCTTTTGTTATGCAAGATCTAACAGTTTTCATATTTTTTAAACAAGTGGTCTTCATGATGAGAATATATCTTTTTCAGGGCTCCCTAAATCACCACCTTCTGCATTTCCACATACAACTTACAATGGTGTGCCTAATTCAAGTAGCAATGGATCAAGCAAAAAAGATCCTCTTGGAGTTGATGTAAATAAACAGAGCGATAAAATGGGAGCTGGGACCATTGCAGTTGTTGCCTTGTCTTCTGCAATTGCCATGATCATATGCCTTGGAACAGTTTGGATCATTATCTTGAAATGTAGAAATCAGAACAGGCCAACTTTGGCTGTTGTTGAGCCCACCCATGTACCATCCAGTACAAAAAGATCAGGTATCTATCCAATCACActatatttttcaaatattcctgTGCTGGAATAGGGAAGTTTTTGGTCAATCTCAAGCGCTGAGAGGCATTGCTTTCATATTTGGTCAACTATCATCTTAAGTTTTTGTCATTCTTATTTCTTTCTTCCTCCTTGCACTTGAAAAGCAACAGGTGGTGGTTCCATCCTGTCAGGAAGCATGGAAAGTTCCACATCAATGTCATTTGTTTCAAGTATGGCTACCTATACAGGATCTGCTAAAACATTCACTTCAGCTGAGATTGAAAAGGCCACAGATAGATTCAATCCTCAAAAAATTCTTGGAGAAGGAGGCTTTGGACGTGTTTATCAAGGATTATTGGAAGATGGGACAAAAGTGGCTGTAAAGGTTCTTACTAGAGATGATCAACAAGGAGGGCGTGAGTTCATAGCTGAAGTTGAAATGCTAAGTCGTTTGCATCACCGAAACCTGGTTAAGCTGATTGGTATCTGTACTGAAGAGCATAATCGTTGTTTGGTCTATGAGCTTATTCCCAATGGCAGTGTGGAATCGCATCTTCATGGTATAGTATTTCCTGTATAATGTACTATTTCTTGAGACTATAGTACgataaaaatcaacaaagtatCTTTACATATTTTAGGTTTAGAAGTGAAACATTGGGTGTGGGTTGAATTTCATTTCTACATTGTGGCCATTTGTATGGATTCATGTGCTAGCTGTTTGACTGCTAACATGCCACAATATCATTTTCTAGCTTAATAGACTTCAATGTTTCAGGTCTGGACAAAGAAATTGCTCCTCTCGACTGGGATGCCCGTATAAAGATAGCTCTTGGTGCAGCTAGAGGGCTTGCTTATCTCCATGAAGATTCAAGTCCTCGTGTTATACATCGTGATTTTAAGGCTAGCAACATTTTACTTGAGGATGATTTTACCCCTAAAGTAGCAGATTTTGGGCTGGCAAAATCAGCCTCTGAAGAAGTTAGTGGACACATCTCAACAAGAGTCATGGGGACATTCGGGTATGTAATGTAGATGCTTGATACTGCAAATTATATCTCCGCTATTTCTTGAATTCACCTATCTTTGGTGAAAGCAATTTCATTCATTTGTTTATTAACCATAAGTGGAGACAAGTACTACTCTTTCTTGGTATGCAGTTGCATTTTACAGGAGCTCAAATCATCTCCTGAAGGGAAATGtttctcttttggcatcattttccttttgatattatacatattgattttttatattttcccGAAATTGTTAAAACCTTTGTTAATTTCGTTGTTCCCATTGTGTCACTCATTTCTCTATACCTTGAATGCTGGACATACAATTTGCTTTCATTTCTCAGTTGTTTTActaattcatcttttgtgttttaGAGGATCAGAATTGgtctcttctatatatatatatgcttttttAAGATTCATGCAAAGCTGGATTTAATTCTTTATATATAATTTCTGCAGGTATGTTGCTCCTGAATATGCAATGACTGGGCATTTGCTTGTGAAGAGTGATGTGTACAGCTACGGGGTAGTGTTACTGGAGTTACTTTCTGGAAGGAAGCCAGTTGACATGTCTCAACCACCTGGGCAGGAAAATCTTGTTACATGGGCCCGGCCCCTTCTTACAAGCAAAGAAGGCCTAGAAACTTTGGTGGACCCAGCTTTGGGGGGCAATCTTCCTTTTGACAACATTGCAAGAGTTGCAGCCATTGCATCCATGTGTGTCCAGCCTGACCATTCTCATCGACCATTCATGGGTGAAGTTGTACAAGCATTAAAGCTT contains:
- the LOC131045786 gene encoding uncharacterized protein LOC131045786 isoform X2; amino-acid sequence: MWQRVGFLLFLLFFSSPAYDVKKFQFVEDDLHNTSAQYYDQVSSCYRKGNPDKCKSFTVRSEIQRLRQILYTHSNRAASGGFRSPSSLCSGNVVLSSSTNLTSYNLVPSANALSSVVESPSVFSNKLQLKRQNWLFSLPLVHIPRRYLLAAPSLPVEPSMNPHTPNHIFRRPEMDNIPPLFSVATHYGQPQYLSPSGSYENQHFIRISSPSSGLSSIIYSPTISDGQEAPGSHMNKIQHLKAAPPLFPSSWPYTQPPLVSRQNLKHQMHQSAFHPVMPNPANPSSKWLSPSFFGAPSEVRPPVSHSWTSATPSGPVVSAPSTYGLGRSQDQPSMPGTALPRNMANRQAPVAMPPMSFSSPPNLFPSEPPMEKSKAPEVVPFTKFSPLGNKHDLKEPSVSPITSPNESPWKNARIPVTALVHKSSSSHAPASGQGYVSSPQISPAFVPSLKVVGYPPPIDLPSEPQEAPPPILSPSHGHFQYVEGPAASSPSVFPFKPPMKKPTLPHLEMPRNRSKRQAPVTLAPKNQGYVAAPASVPYEPQTEYRVTPKLAPSITLHSPPYYQDHQGHVTSPSNEHYRSPLKRPGKLLAPSPIIRSHWHALTIIPPIDQGHFYTHPALPPEQHKGNNGPTASPLIIASQPPQKLQSITRTLPSNKRPWRHAPLAIPSVHEGYIPSQFTIPSGPPKVISSAASAPQLIVPTPHNWVVKGPVSSSSSIIPSRAAQRKPSIPVAAPPNIRLRNHAPVTSLPIFQGPVSSPVKSLHPSSSANFITPTVSPTIISPFSTHRLRKHAPVGSPLIQGSIHSPVRSTHPSSPGNLRTPTLSPSIIFPSHNRSEKHAPVATTPMIQGSVNSPVKSPHPSSSGNLRTPTVSPSIIFPSHNRSQKHTPVATPPMIQGSVNSPVKSPHPSSSGNLRTPTVSPSIIFPSHNRSQKHTPVAAPPMIQGSVDSPGKSPYPSSSGNLRTPTVSPTIIFPLHNRSGKHAPVATPPMIQGSVSSPVKSPHPSSSGNFRTVTVSPSIIFPSSPHNQSRKHAPVASPHIIQGPAHSPVKSPHHLSQNHTTVGSSPVIQGPVYPPEKSPYLPSSGNLRTPTASPPIVIPSAPHHQSWKHAAVASPPTSKGVINSPAISPHPSAPNKQSQNRTPVGSLPFIQGPVYSPENPPDQPSSGNLRTPTASPSIVIPSPPHHRSWKQAPFASPPMSKGLINSPAKSPHPSTPKKQSLNHTPVGSLPFIQGPVYSPENSPGQPSSGNLRSPTASPSIVIPSPPHHRSWKQAPFASPPTSKGHINSPAKSPFPSRAHHRLQNHTPVGSPFVFHRSPKHTPVGSPLAIHRSQKRTPAGRPPVIQGPVYSPDKSPHLPSIGNLRTPTGSPTVVISSPPHHRSWRHAPVASPPTSKGLINSPAISPHPSPLHHQSQKHTPVGSPSTIQGPVYSPEKSQYPPSSGNLRTPTASPSMTTHPYHQSWKHAPVSSPPTRLINSPAKSPHPSPRHHQSQKHTPVGSPSMIQGPVYSPEKSQSPPSSGNLRTPTASPSMATHPYRQSWKHAPVSSPPTRLINSPAESPHPSPSGNLRIPAASPLNKFPLSPHQAHAKGSPTSPNISPTQPSKKRPTTPVAPPPMIFPPPPPGQDCSSVSCTAPYTSTPPGSPCGCVNPMQIELGLGVALYAFFPLVSELASQIAGGTFLKQSQVRIMGANAYSQDEEKTIVDIDLVPLGENFDNTTALLIFERFWQKKVMINETLFGDYWVIFINYPGLPKSPPSAFPHTTYNGVPNSSSNGSSKKDPLGVDVNKQSDKMGAGTIAVVALSSAIAMIICLGTVWIIILKCRNQNRPTLAVVEPTHVPSSTKRSGGGSILSGSMESSTSMSFVSSMATYTGSAKTFTSAEIEKATDRFNPQKILGEGGFGRVYQGLLEDGTKVAVKVLTRDDQQGGREFIAEVEMLSRLHHRNLVKLIGICTEEHNRCLVYELIPNGSVESHLHGLDKEIAPLDWDARIKIALGAARGLAYLHEDSSPRVIHRDFKASNILLEDDFTPKVADFGLAKSASEEVSGHISTRVMGTFGYVAPEYAMTGHLLVKSDVYSYGVVLLELLSGRKPVDMSQPPGQENLVTWARPLLTSKEGLETLVDPALGGNLPFDNIARVAAIASMCVQPDHSHRPFMGEVVQALKLVYNDSDASNAGGSGSFSRGESSAHDTEVKDSSSQPWHHSMQYVPDSTSFVTIDYDSGPLETQGLEVERPLSASALMSNSGRLIRQLSGSFRRHSSSGPLRTNRSKESWYGIRDPERGSISEHGVKRHFDRGSDGDVHELWP